The proteins below are encoded in one region of Brachyspira intermedia PWS/A:
- a CDS encoding MATE family efflux transporter: MQLNNKVLKENSSKKIFINYAIPSMLGMLMESSAVFIDGLFVANFISSEAFSAIGIVWPITALSFALYVMLTLGSIAIAGKCIGENNMRRASLIFTQTLITVITLTTPVLILIYIFRETLLPLFGAHGNIYNFSLEYINGVIVAVFFWGMAYVFSQFIRLNGSPKFASLMFITSSLTNIILDAIFIVVLKLGISGAAWATAFSYIISFIIGFSYFFNPKCKIKIIKVYGGWNYIFKAILNGFSEFLSNISSGIIPWLFNITAYKILGNNGILIYSAANYIITFFIMIASDIGEILSSLISVSYGAKNKNKMKDFLKMGIIFVSSLSISASIILLINPNILVNALLKNIDSKTAEDAMFFVRSSIPIFICVGINIIMSAYYTSIQKAGASALIAGLRTLILPVLLVLTLPNILGFLGLVLVLPISEIITLIVSMALYKNRSIDILIRY, encoded by the coding sequence ATGCAGCTTAATAATAAAGTTTTAAAAGAAAATTCTAGTAAAAAAATATTTATAAACTATGCAATTCCAAGTATGCTCGGAATGCTTATGGAAAGTTCAGCAGTATTTATAGACGGTTTATTCGTAGCGAATTTTATATCATCGGAGGCTTTTTCTGCAATAGGTATTGTTTGGCCTATTACAGCATTATCATTTGCATTGTATGTTATGCTTACATTAGGTTCAATTGCTATAGCTGGAAAATGTATAGGTGAAAATAATATGAGGCGTGCGAGTTTAATATTTACTCAAACTTTAATAACTGTTATAACTTTAACTACTCCAGTATTGATATTAATTTATATATTTAGAGAAACATTGCTTCCATTATTCGGGGCACATGGAAACATATATAATTTCTCATTAGAATATATTAATGGTGTTATTGTAGCTGTATTCTTTTGGGGAATGGCTTATGTATTCAGTCAATTTATAAGGCTGAATGGTTCTCCAAAGTTTGCATCATTGATGTTTATAACTTCATCTTTAACAAATATAATATTAGATGCTATATTTATAGTAGTATTAAAATTAGGTATTTCAGGTGCTGCTTGGGCTACAGCTTTTTCATATATAATTTCATTTATAATAGGATTTTCATATTTCTTTAATCCTAAATGCAAAATAAAAATCATAAAAGTATATGGAGGATGGAATTATATATTCAAAGCTATATTAAATGGTTTTTCAGAGTTTTTAAGTAATATTTCTTCTGGAATAATACCATGGTTATTTAATATAACAGCATACAAAATATTGGGAAACAATGGAATACTTATTTATTCTGCTGCAAATTATATAATTACATTTTTTATAATGATTGCAAGCGATATAGGAGAAATTTTATCATCTTTAATAAGCGTTTCTTACGGAGCTAAAAATAAAAACAAAATGAAAGATTTTCTAAAAATGGGAATTATATTTGTTTCATCATTATCAATATCAGCTTCTATAATATTGCTTATAAATCCAAATATATTAGTTAATGCTTTATTAAAAAATATAGATTCAAAAACTGCTGAAGATGCTATGTTTTTTGTAAGATCATCTATACCAATATTTATATGCGTTGGTATAAATATAATAATGAGTGCCTATTATACTTCTATTCAAAAAGCTGGAGCATCTGCTTTGATTGCCGGTTTAAGAACTTTAATTTTACCTGTTTTATTAGTACTTACTTTGCCAAATATATTAGGATTTTTAGGTCTTGTTTTGGTTCTTCCTATAAGCGAGATTATAACATTAATTGTATCAATGGCCTTATACAAAAATAGAAGCATTGATATTTTAATTAGATATTAA
- the pepT gene encoding peptidase T, with protein sequence MPSQSKGGSNTIPSSEGQMKLAGILVDDLKTLGLKNIILNDNAIVTALLPKNKDNVHSIGFVAHLDTVDIGLDGNVNPQILNFKGDDFYLNKEKNIIFKVSEHNEINNYIGEDIIFSDGTSVLGADNKAAIATIMSALKYIIENNIEHGDIYIAFVPDEEIGLLGSKELDLNVFKPDFAYTIDSCEIGEIVYETFNAATAIINIEGVTAHPMSAKNVLVNPILIAIDIANEFDRKETPECTEKKEGYIWVQGISGNQRHASLRLSIRDHNKALYENKKSKVKEAVEKYRKLNSRANIELNLQDVYSNISDSIKDDRFAIDIMYEAMKNLNIDPKTLSMRGGTDGSVLSSKGLLTPNYFTGAHNFHSIYEFLPISSFYKSLQTTIEIIKIISSK encoded by the coding sequence ATACCAAGTCAGAGCAAAGGAGGTTCAAACACTATACCAAGTTCTGAAGGACAAATGAAACTTGCTGGTATTCTTGTTGATGATTTAAAAACTTTGGGATTAAAAAATATTATATTGAATGATAATGCTATAGTTACGGCATTGCTTCCTAAAAATAAAGATAATGTACATTCTATTGGATTTGTGGCACATCTTGATACTGTTGATATAGGACTTGACGGAAATGTTAATCCTCAGATATTAAATTTCAAAGGTGATGACTTTTATTTGAACAAAGAAAAGAATATAATATTTAAAGTATCAGAACATAATGAAATAAATAATTATATAGGTGAGGATATTATATTTTCAGACGGGACTAGCGTACTTGGTGCAGATAATAAAGCGGCAATAGCTACTATTATGTCGGCATTAAAATATATCATAGAAAATAATATAGAACATGGGGATATATACATAGCATTTGTACCTGATGAGGAGATTGGACTTTTAGGTTCTAAGGAATTGGATTTGAATGTGTTTAAACCTGATTTTGCATACACAATAGATTCATGTGAAATAGGGGAGATTGTGTACGAAACATTTAATGCTGCTACTGCTATTATAAATATAGAAGGTGTAACTGCTCATCCTATGAGTGCTAAAAATGTATTGGTCAATCCCATATTAATAGCCATAGATATAGCTAATGAATTTGATAGAAAAGAAACTCCGGAATGTACAGAAAAAAAGGAAGGTTATATTTGGGTGCAGGGTATAAGCGGAAATCAGAGACATGCATCTTTAAGATTGAGTATAAGAGATCATAATAAAGCTCTTTATGAAAATAAAAAATCAAAAGTAAAAGAAGCCGTTGAAAAATATAGAAAGTTAAATTCTAGAGCTAATATAGAATTGAATCTTCAAGATGTATACAGCAATATATCAGACTCTATAAAAGATGATAGATTTGCAATAGATATTATGTATGAGGCTATGAAAAATCTTAATATAGATCCTAAAACTTTATCTATGAGAGGTGGCACTGATGGTTCTGTTTTATCATCTAAAGGGCTTCTCACTCCTAATTACTTCACTGGTGCTCATAATTTTCATTCTATATATGAGTTTCTTCCTATATCTTCATTTTATAAGAGTTTACAAACTACAATTGAAATAATAAAAATTATATCTTCTAAATAA
- a CDS encoding AbgT family transporter translates to MEKENVKENVNGKFEHFLKAVEFLGNKLPDITILFLIAFFIMIILSWILSHFTFNYFHPTTGEQIKIINMLAPNELAKFITKMISNFVSFPPLGITLVGTLGIGVANGSGFIRMIIIKISSVIPKKAVTPAVMFISILSHISSDSAYVILMPVAAMMFFSFGKHPLAGISASFAGLAGGHSASYTPSIIDPIMQGFTQNAARMIDPTYTVNVLCNYFLSFSSTFAVILVGWFVTDRIVEPFLWRTMPIDKDATVENTDISLVTKEENRAFKIAVLVLISMIILLIALLAPKNSLLRSPDGELTTPDAPIMQAIVPVIFLFLTIPGFVYGKLTNKFKTSRDFSNAMADSIKNLASFLTFAFFCSQFLYMFGNSNVGTLMAISGAEFLKSLNMPPQITIAGIILLTGVLDILISSASSKWAIMAPVLVPMLMAVGISPELTQASYRVSDSAMNIVTPMFSFYPLIISYCQKYCKKTGVGTLSSMMIPYSIGIFIALLIMLYGFWALNIPIGFNSGYVYPPVH, encoded by the coding sequence ATGGAGAAAGAAAACGTAAAAGAAAATGTTAATGGTAAATTTGAGCATTTTCTAAAGGCAGTTGAATTTTTAGGTAATAAACTTCCTGATATAACTATTTTATTTTTGATAGCATTTTTTATAATGATTATACTATCATGGATATTATCGCATTTCACATTTAATTATTTTCACCCAACTACAGGAGAGCAGATAAAAATTATAAATATGCTTGCTCCTAATGAATTAGCAAAATTTATAACTAAAATGATAAGTAATTTTGTGAGTTTCCCACCTTTAGGTATAACACTTGTAGGAACATTGGGAATAGGTGTAGCTAATGGCAGCGGATTCATTAGAATGATTATAATTAAAATATCAAGCGTAATACCAAAAAAGGCTGTTACTCCTGCTGTAATGTTTATATCTATATTAAGTCATATAAGTTCAGATTCAGCTTATGTTATATTAATGCCTGTAGCTGCTATGATGTTTTTTTCTTTTGGTAAGCATCCATTAGCTGGAATTTCTGCTTCATTTGCAGGACTTGCAGGAGGACATTCAGCAAGTTATACTCCTTCGATAATAGATCCTATAATGCAGGGATTCACTCAAAATGCGGCAAGAATGATAGATCCTACTTATACGGTTAATGTTTTATGTAATTATTTTTTAAGTTTCTCATCAACATTTGCTGTAATTTTAGTAGGCTGGTTTGTAACTGATAGAATAGTAGAGCCTTTTTTATGGAGGACTATGCCTATTGATAAAGATGCTACTGTAGAAAACACTGATATATCTTTAGTCACTAAAGAAGAAAATAGAGCTTTCAAAATTGCAGTATTAGTTTTAATATCGATGATTATTCTTTTAATAGCTTTGCTTGCCCCTAAAAACTCTTTGTTAAGATCACCTGACGGAGAATTAACTACACCTGATGCACCTATTATGCAGGCTATAGTACCGGTTATATTTTTATTTTTGACAATACCGGGATTTGTATATGGAAAATTAACCAATAAATTTAAAACATCAAGAGATTTCAGCAATGCTATGGCTGACAGTATAAAAAATTTAGCATCATTTTTAACTTTTGCTTTTTTCTGTTCTCAGTTTTTATATATGTTTGGAAATTCAAATGTAGGTACATTAATGGCTATATCAGGAGCTGAGTTTTTGAAATCCTTGAATATGCCTCCTCAAATAACCATTGCAGGTATTATTTTGCTTACAGGTGTATTAGATATATTGATAAGTTCAGCTTCATCAAAATGGGCTATAATGGCTCCGGTTCTTGTTCCTATGCTTATGGCTGTTGGTATATCTCCTGAATTGACTCAAGCATCATACAGAGTAAGCGATTCGGCTATGAATATTGTAACTCCTATGTTCTCATTTTATCCTTTGATTATTTCTTATTGTCAAAAATATTGTAAGAAAACAGGAGTTGGTACATTATCCTCAATGATGATACCTTATAGCATAGGAATATTTATTGCATTGCTTATAATGCTTTATGGTTTCTGGGCATTGAATATACCTATAGGATTTAATAGCGGATATGTTTATCCTCCTGTTCATTAA
- a CDS encoding Rrf2 family transcriptional regulator: protein MKISSRFTIAVHTLLCILEFKDEKMTSSLISDSVNVNPVIIRNILIQLQKADIITVKRGTGGISLNRKIENITLLDIFNAVESLDDNKLFSFHEHPNKKCPVGSRINDILQPKLDDVQHAMEKELKKTTLKDIYKSFKN, encoded by the coding sequence ATGAAAATTAGTTCAAGATTTACAATAGCAGTTCATACATTACTTTGCATATTAGAGTTCAAAGATGAGAAAATGACATCAAGTCTTATATCAGATAGTGTAAATGTTAATCCTGTAATAATAAGAAATATTTTAATACAGCTTCAAAAGGCAGATATTATTACAGTTAAAAGAGGAACAGGTGGTATTTCTTTAAATAGAAAAATAGAAAATATAACTTTACTTGATATATTCAATGCTGTAGAAAGTTTAGATGATAATAAACTTTTCAGCTTTCATGAACATCCAAATAAAAAATGTCCTGTAGGAAGCAGAATCAATGATATACTTCAGCCTAAATTAGATGATGTTCAGCATGCTATGGAAAAGGAGCTTAAAAAAACTACATTAAAAGATATTTATAAAAGTTTTAAAAATTAA
- a CDS encoding transglycosylase SLT domain-containing protein codes for MLFASSCDTFDMYIRKALDGVNLYELSVFGESLGGDIKVVELRGFDVNNFRNDRVSYYINRYQGSWKNYMQKIIDRSQIYLPYIKEVFAEKGVPEDLVYLPIIESDFNPQAVSHAGAAGLWQFMPMTGAIYNLKVNYWSDDRFDPERSTKAAADHLVRLDKNFKSWVIALIAYNAGGGRISRAIREVKSNDFEDLLKAGVLPKETEEYIPKYVAAVIIAKNPEKFGFKVNKPKVVFPQGDLVYVDDAADLSVIAKMIDADTEDLKALNPHLARGVTPPGMVRYPLRVPEGLGEKFNETFAKIPASERVTFRRHEVKMNETLSHLSKFYGVPINAIVEINKLKSRSLNIGQQVMIPIQGLDNAKQVDLAQYEEEQQRIREGKFVYFESLPPPDYEYKDIMYHVRAGDTLWIIARRFHVDIAEIKAWNKLNSNVLSIGTEIFLRIPVNK; via the coding sequence ATGTTATTTGCAAGCTCTTGCGACACTTTTGATATGTACATAAGAAAAGCATTAGACGGAGTAAATTTATACGAACTTAGTGTTTTTGGAGAATCACTTGGAGGTGATATAAAAGTTGTAGAGCTTAGAGGATTTGATGTAAATAATTTTAGAAATGATAGAGTTTCCTACTATATAAATAGATATCAGGGAAGCTGGAAAAACTATATGCAGAAAATTATAGACAGGTCTCAAATATATCTTCCTTATATAAAAGAAGTATTCGCTGAAAAAGGAGTTCCTGAAGATTTAGTTTACTTACCTATAATAGAAAGCGATTTCAATCCTCAGGCAGTTTCTCATGCCGGTGCAGCCGGACTTTGGCAGTTTATGCCTATGACAGGTGCTATATATAATCTCAAAGTTAACTATTGGTCTGATGATAGATTCGATCCTGAACGTTCTACAAAAGCTGCTGCTGATCATTTAGTAAGACTCGATAAAAATTTTAAATCTTGGGTTATTGCTTTAATAGCTTATAATGCAGGAGGAGGAAGAATATCGAGGGCTATAAGAGAAGTAAAAAGCAATGATTTTGAAGATTTATTAAAAGCTGGTGTTCTTCCAAAAGAAACAGAAGAATATATACCTAAATATGTTGCCGCTGTTATAATAGCAAAAAATCCTGAAAAATTTGGTTTTAAAGTGAATAAACCTAAAGTAGTATTTCCTCAAGGTGATTTAGTTTATGTTGATGATGCTGCTGATTTATCCGTTATAGCTAAGATGATAGATGCTGATACTGAAGATTTGAAGGCTTTAAATCCGCATTTAGCAAGAGGAGTAACTCCTCCAGGTATGGTTAGATATCCTTTAAGAGTTCCTGAAGGATTGGGAGAAAAATTTAATGAAACTTTTGCTAAAATACCCGCTTCAGAGAGAGTTACTTTCAGAAGGCATGAAGTAAAAATGAATGAAACTCTTTCACATCTTTCTAAATTTTACGGCGTACCTATAAATGCCATAGTAGAAATAAATAAATTAAAATCAAGAAGTCTTAATATAGGTCAGCAAGTAATGATCCCTATTCAAGGACTTGATAATGCTAAACAGGTTGATTTGGCTCAATATGAAGAAGAACAGCAAAGAATAAGAGAAGGTAAATTTGTTTATTTTGAGTCTTTGCCTCCTCCTGATTATGAGTATAAAGATATAATGTATCATGTCAGAGCTGGAGATACTCTTTGGATTATTGCAAGAAGATTTCATGTTGATATAGCAGAAATAAAAGCTTGGAATAAATTAAACAGTAATGTACTTTCTATAGGAACAGAAATATTTTTAAGAATACCAGTAAATAAATAA
- a CDS encoding glycosyltransferase family 10 domain-containing protein produces the protein MEYLVWFIPIRKLRNKIRIDSIYFKDLGYKINYNHYKDDIKNNITFFVRNDWPINEKEFNNNYFYNLIKNNYINNLVISYNPDIEFFGPIGKRYFLENSKAKIKIFYTGECVSNEAIDKRWASYCDNCINDVDLSMSFDRLDENKYDNYVRFPIWIFYNFNGLLDNKNYTKDDIKKVIDNINKAKSKKNKFASLVASHDATNIRTQIYNKIIKIDNINCPSKLFHNDDTLKTDFNNDKIEYLKEFKFNICPENTISDGYITEKLFDAFKAGCIPIYNGDENIELDLVNKNALLFFKKDEDNTELIKEIENLHKDDKLFDAFQKQIKIYDSMVDYLWDRRVKILSKLETLINERLK, from the coding sequence ATTGAATATTTAGTTTGGTTCATTCCAATAAGAAAATTAAGAAATAAAATAAGAATAGATTCTATTTATTTTAAAGATTTAGGTTATAAAATAAATTATAATCATTATAAAGATGATATAAAAAATAACATTACTTTTTTTGTAAGAAATGATTGGCCTATCAATGAAAAAGAATTTAATAATAATTATTTTTATAATTTAATAAAAAATAATTATATTAATAATTTAGTAATAAGTTATAATCCAGATATAGAATTTTTTGGACCTATAGGTAAAAGGTATTTTTTAGAAAATTCAAAAGCTAAAATAAAAATATTTTATACTGGTGAATGTGTATCAAATGAAGCTATTGATAAAAGATGGGCTAGCTATTGTGATAATTGCATTAATGATGTTGATTTATCAATGAGTTTTGACAGACTAGATGAGAATAAATATGATAATTATGTAAGATTTCCTATTTGGATATTTTATAATTTCAATGGATTACTTGACAATAAAAACTATACTAAAGATGATATCAAAAAAGTCATAGATAATATTAATAAAGCAAAATCCAAGAAAAATAAATTTGCTTCATTAGTTGCTAGTCATGATGCCACCAATATAAGAACTCAAATATATAATAAAATAATAAAAATAGATAATATAAATTGTCCAAGTAAATTATTTCATAATGATGATACATTAAAAACAGATTTTAATAATGACAAAATAGAATATCTCAAAGAATTTAAATTCAATATATGTCCTGAAAACACTATTAGTGATGGATATATAACTGAAAAACTCTTTGATGCTTTCAAGGCAGGATGCATACCTATATACAATGGTGATGAAAATATAGAATTAGACTTAGTTAATAAAAATGCATTATTATTTTTCAAAAAAGATGAAGATAATACAGAACTCATCAAAGAAATAGAAAATTTACATAAAGATGATAAATTATTTGATGCTTTCCAAAAACAAATAAAAATATATGATTCTATGGTTGATTATCTTTGGGATAGGAGAGTAAAAATATTAAGTAAGTTAGAAACTCTTATAAATGAAAGACTTAAATAA
- the gmd gene encoding GDP-mannose 4,6-dehydratase: MKKALITGITGQDGSYLTELLLEKGYEVHGIIRRSSSFNTERIDHLYSDPHINDVRMFLHYGDLSDSSNLSRILEKIQPDEIYNLAAQSHVRVSFDMPEYTADVTGLGTIRLLDAIKETQIKTRFYQASTSELYGKVVETPQTEKTPFYPRSPYACAKVYSYWITVNYRESYDMYACNGILFNHESPRRGETFVTKKITHAIARILNKEQDKLYLGNLDSKRDWGYAKDYVEAMWLMLQQEKADDYVIATGETHSVREFLDEAFGLVGLDWKKYVEIDPRYYRPTEVDLLLGDPTKAKEKLGWQPKTTFKELVKIMLDYDLKSVGLSLDKFKN, from the coding sequence ATGAAAAAAGCACTTATTACAGGAATAACAGGACAAGATGGTTCTTATTTGACAGAACTTTTATTAGAAAAAGGTTATGAAGTACATGGAATTATTAGAAGAAGTTCATCTTTTAATACTGAAAGGATAGATCATCTTTATAGTGATCCGCATATTAATGATGTTAGAATGTTTCTTCATTATGGAGATTTGTCTGACAGCTCTAATTTATCAAGAATATTAGAGAAAATACAGCCTGATGAGATATATAATTTAGCAGCTCAAAGCCATGTAAGAGTAAGTTTTGATATGCCTGAATATACAGCTGATGTTACAGGATTAGGTACAATAAGACTGTTAGATGCTATTAAAGAAACTCAGATAAAAACAAGATTTTATCAAGCATCAACTAGCGAATTATATGGAAAAGTAGTTGAAACACCACAAACAGAAAAAACACCTTTTTATCCTAGAAGTCCTTATGCTTGTGCTAAAGTATATTCATATTGGATAACTGTAAATTACAGAGAAAGTTATGATATGTATGCTTGTAATGGTATATTATTTAATCATGAAAGCCCTAGAAGAGGCGAGACTTTTGTTACTAAAAAGATTACACATGCCATCGCTAGAATTCTTAATAAAGAACAAGATAAATTATATTTAGGAAACTTAGATTCTAAGAGAGACTGGGGATATGCTAAAGATTATGTTGAGGCTATGTGGCTTATGCTCCAGCAAGAAAAAGCTGATGATTATGTTATAGCTACAGGTGAAACACATTCTGTTAGAGAATTTTTAGATGAGGCTTTTGGACTTGTAGGGCTTGATTGGAAAAAATATGTTGAAATAGATCCTAGATATTATAGACCTACAGAAGTCGATCTTTTACTTGGAGATCCTACAAAAGCAAAAGAAAAATTAGGCTGGCAGCCAAAAACTACTTTTAAAGAATTAGTAAAAATAATGCTAGACTATGATTTGAAAAGTGTAGGTTTGAGTTTGGATAAATTTAAAAATTAA
- a CDS encoding GDP-L-fucose synthase family protein, translating into MKKVYIAGHKGLVGSAIDRVLTKNGYNNILRKTHSELDLRNKEDVFNFFEKEKPQWVFLSAAKVGGIYANNTYPVDFLLYNLQIQNNIIEASYKYNVEKLMFLGSSCIYPKECTQPIKEEYLLSGYLESTNRPYALAKIAGIELCDAYNRQYNTNYISVMPCNLYGINDNYHPENAHVIPMLIRRFHEAKINNLKETTIWGSGTPLREFMFSDDLAEACLYLMENKSHEDIGKFINIGSGKEVTIKELAELIKKVIGFEGEIKLDSSKPDGTMRKLLDVSKINSLGWKYKTELEEGLKIAYNDFLKNYNK; encoded by the coding sequence TTGAAAAAAGTATATATTGCAGGACATAAAGGTTTAGTAGGAAGTGCTATAGATAGAGTTCTTACTAAGAATGGTTATAATAATATATTAAGAAAGACACATTCAGAATTAGATTTAAGAAATAAAGAAGATGTGTTTAATTTTTTTGAGAAAGAGAAACCTCAATGGGTATTTTTATCTGCTGCTAAAGTAGGCGGAATATACGCTAATAATACATATCCAGTTGATTTTCTTTTATATAATTTGCAGATACAAAATAACATAATAGAAGCATCATATAAATATAATGTTGAAAAATTAATGTTTTTAGGTTCAAGCTGTATATATCCTAAAGAATGTACTCAGCCTATAAAAGAGGAATATTTACTTTCCGGATATTTAGAAAGTACAAACAGGCCTTATGCTTTAGCTAAAATTGCAGGTATAGAATTATGCGATGCCTATAACAGACAGTATAATACTAATTATATATCTGTTATGCCATGTAATCTTTATGGTATAAATGATAATTATCATCCTGAAAATGCCCATGTTATACCAATGCTTATTAGAAGATTTCATGAAGCTAAAATAAATAATTTGAAAGAAACTACCATTTGGGGAAGCGGTACTCCTTTAAGAGAATTTATGTTTTCTGATGATTTAGCGGAGGCTTGTCTTTACTTGATGGAAAATAAAAGTCATGAAGATATAGGAAAGTTTATAAATATAGGTTCAGGAAAAGAAGTTACAATTAAAGAATTGGCTGAATTGATTAAAAAGGTTATAGGCTTTGAAGGTGAAATAAAATTAGACAGTTCTAAACCTGATGGTACTATGAGAAAATTACTTGATGTATCAAAAATTAATTCATTAGGCTGGAAATATAAAACAGAACTTGAAGAAGGTTTAAAAATAGCTTATAACGATTTTTTGAAAAATTATAATAAATAA
- a CDS encoding Na/Pi cotransporter family protein, translated as MLLTLSFYLIGGFGLFMYGLKVFSDGLQESTENALKDILHKVTQNKILGISLGFLITAIVQSSSAVTVMTVSFVNANLLTLSQAINIILGANIGTTVTGWIISLNIDVLALPSLGIGSIIVIFGSENRKLRFFGEILMGFGMIFYGLILMKTAFEGVRGSEDFEKVFLMANADTMYGRFLCVVIGMVVTAIIQSSSAALGVTISLASVGLIDYPTGVALILGQNIGTTITAVLATLGASTNAKRAALVHCLFNIFGVIYMFFLFPYYIKLVDIIVGFMNIGDPNLIVDNKYVNISFYIAAAHTMFNIINVIVFYFLTEKLEKIVCFIIKEKEDEKHVSVLSDKLLNMPVSAEIEVRKEVTYMGDIAKKMLARIEQLFDNPSERLLTKIRDHEKMLDNTDQEIHSFLLKLLGKNTLNSANIASLINISTYYENLGDNLKDLGKAIIKGSEKKTLFNETQKEDIIKMLHNNKDFIDYLSGLILQYYSLNREKTYDEAMEKYHQIKGFYYEARERHYDNVDKSLIPALNAHLYGDVLVYFNRSIANLVNIVEAITGKDK; from the coding sequence ATGCTTTTAACATTATCTTTTTATTTAATCGGCGGATTCGGACTTTTTATGTACGGTCTTAAAGTTTTTTCAGATGGACTTCAGGAAAGTACAGAAAACGCATTAAAAGATATACTTCATAAAGTAACACAGAATAAGATCCTAGGTATATCATTAGGTTTTCTTATAACTGCTATAGTTCAGTCTAGTAGTGCAGTTACGGTAATGACGGTAAGTTTTGTAAATGCTAATTTGCTTACTTTATCCCAAGCTATTAATATAATACTAGGAGCCAACATAGGTACTACTGTTACGGGTTGGATAATATCTTTAAATATAGATGTGCTTGCATTGCCTTCTCTTGGTATAGGTTCTATAATAGTTATATTTGGTTCGGAAAATAGAAAGCTAAGATTTTTTGGTGAAATACTGATGGGATTCGGTATGATATTCTACGGACTTATACTTATGAAAACTGCTTTTGAAGGTGTAAGAGGTTCAGAAGATTTTGAAAAAGTCTTTTTAATGGCTAATGCTGACACAATGTATGGAAGATTTTTATGTGTAGTAATAGGTATGGTTGTAACAGCTATAATACAGTCAAGTAGTGCTGCTTTGGGTGTAACTATATCATTAGCTTCAGTTGGTTTGATAGATTATCCTACAGGCGTGGCATTGATATTAGGACAAAACATTGGTACAACAATCACTGCAGTTTTAGCTACTCTTGGAGCTTCAACTAATGCTAAAAGAGCTGCTTTGGTGCATTGTTTATTTAATATATTCGGTGTTATATATATGTTCTTCTTATTCCCATACTATATTAAATTAGTTGATATTATTGTTGGTTTTATGAATATAGGGGATCCTAATCTTATAGTAGATAATAAATATGTTAATATATCATTCTATATAGCAGCTGCACATACTATGTTTAATATTATAAATGTTATAGTATTTTACTTCTTAACAGAGAAACTAGAAAAAATAGTTTGTTTTATTATTAAAGAAAAAGAAGATGAAAAACATGTCAGTGTTCTTTCTGATAAGCTTCTTAATATGCCTGTTTCTGCTGAAATAGAAGTAAGAAAAGAAGTAACGTATATGGGCGATATTGCTAAAAAAATGCTTGCAAGAATAGAACAATTATTTGATAATCCAAGCGAAAGACTTCTTACAAAGATAAGAGATCATGAAAAAATGTTGGATAATACAGATCAAGAAATTCACTCATTTTTATTAAAACTATTGGGTAAAAATACTTTGAATTCAGCCAATATAGCTTCTCTTATAAACATAAGTACATATTATGAGAATTTGGGTGATAATTTAAAAGATTTGGGAAAGGCTATCATTAAAGGAAGTGAAAAGAAAACATTATTTAATGAAACTCAAAAAGAAGATATAATAAAAATGCTTCATAATAATAAAGATTTTATAGATTATTTATCAGGATTAATACTTCAATATTATTCTTTGAATAGAGAAAAAACTTATGATGAGGCTATGGAAAAATATCATCAGATTAAAGGTTTTTATTACGAAGCTAGAGAAAGGCATTATGATAATGTTGATAAATCATTGATACCTGCTTTGAATGCCCATTTATATGGTGATGTATTGGTGTATTTTAACCGTTCTATAGCAAATTTAGTTAATATAGTAGAGGCAATAACAGGAAAAGATAAATAA